Proteins from a single region of Echeneis naucrates chromosome 14, fEcheNa1.1, whole genome shotgun sequence:
- the shroom1 gene encoding protein Shroom1 isoform X2, which yields MSSMDSYNFHFERMSNLDLHPLSLPVSRLSPAKSSSSIVDQLTHHQHGKGDSAYSSFSGGSTAPDYPSPFLPDDLQSSSFSHYADLKYVKSICHPTQSMQSDSKTMDQLYRSVEAISQHYRNNTSTSVNHQNHNGNGSFHANNKALCKQEVPLGAPSQTTYPPVQPPPVPARMDSFIATKNLENSRVHHGTNFQPQQPQPQQQPRPYIRLHSQQHGLNARSPEKANPDTGSSSFNKEPVYSVWGGSSQQPPPSYRHHLQPNDQNKVPLNPEHLFIIDNKDLSKQQKSTNVRSSSPPRRTNQSELLKPRQLSTSGGSNGDHHKPNGSSSHFASQRKRSHSAQDWLGSEVTRAASPWTAGESVINSSIQHKGQFYFVTGVCKHSDSGMRTYSASVCGSEAGSESSTVSEKYRIREKERSHSTMDDLFRPLQESSHFFSDMIPDEREVFFSVSQDKEISTRGQDQENHRPSLALSQSTRSLDTLEEMDMMENREIGRHSTNNPIFFCGPDSPPHSSTQTNEVTSQISREQHNHHKREDQAKRGKCLSLGDVASEKINKETTPLLYHLTEANRAILQPRKDTDFSIKSKEAIFNQTGHGDVAINNNERPIQNNMKSDKGEITSVACNTLDDSFKKYYKEKLKDAQSKVLRETSFKRRDLQLSWPHRVRQKPELRPAIIHTFSPSLDSETSTDTLTPSVTSEETERGSIKEEVKENKKDINQETEKENGRPANVAQPQVAHFGGRRKRLTPEQKKMCYSEPEKLNDIGNTPKHSACRSFGNESEYPFAAECEGEEREQQGEQGLVAARRKMFETRGRAFSASSASKTNLKHLQHKALVEYMERKTGHKVAEPQQPSAQLPPPPRQRHSLGEKPFDWGPRPASGNNESKITKKKFHRPHSAGRILDSSASSIRYAQFFSAQSCSGQYAGQSSQPRWRESQGPSQGKSASVESLLDQPERISFFRNRSTSTPQALEVLILDKKKENGIAQKNTTEDTMVKSLSEGQRQVRVVTQRGKSMEELGTSTLTKLSAMSKSSEQLDHLWRHSTGPAGLERDQRSVSFIAEVKKAQGSERARKQQYVRQEPEKEEGVSQKNSQGQIQNQTQKKPLLKQNSDPVEESTEGVRSSNRSTSPASCSSSRSRALSVPHCPATDEFRTSRLPSETLYNPSSPRGAETSEREIKPSILPQAGPGENRPILRVKNSPSVSGSEREQSVDETNDDAQPPEPNHEVSLSCGITTDPSLWVPPPEEEIKKDSQNPLLNDSISDDESTCSVPQTQTTSCSSITNTDVTQQVEEDKNPSIEDEKLGENQDMEERGAPEGEMESLEGPTERLQWEELVKAVVEADPSLARGFYPLANRKTALMLMEQLLSEDTLLMEEHYKKKQEQRGAAESAETAAGAEAPSSLPVPDRLKPPCTDQQSRANITEKKHLLVSCIKERLHSLEETRAALQAEIQDNVGRGEALEALIRECCLPVELERYNLFIGDLERVVSLLLCLSARLARVQNALSTVDQHTDAEEKQSLDSRHRLLCKQREDAKDLKDNLDRRENLVSTFLSRQLSAEQLQDYRRFVQTKASLLIRQKDVEERQRLGEEQLEALSNSLSL from the exons ATGTCCTCCATGGATTCCTACAACTTCCACTTTGAGAGAATGAGCAACCTGGACCTGCATCCTCTGAGCCTGCCTGTCAGCCGGCTCTCCCCAGCCAAGTCCAGTAGCAGCATTGTTGACCAACTCACCCACCACCAACACGGCAAAGGAGACTCTGCCTACAGCTCCTTCTCTGGTGGGTCCACAGCACCAGACTACCCTTCTCCCTTCCTCCCAGACGACCTACAGTCCAGCTCCTTCAGCCACTATGCTGATCTGAAGTATGTAAAGTCCATTTGTCATCCCACCCAAAGTATGCAGTCTGATTCAAAGACCATGGACCAGCTCTATCGTTCTGTGGAAGCAATTTCTCAGCACTATCGCAACAACACCAGCACCTCTGTAAACCACCAAAACCACAACGGTAATGGCAGTTTCCATGCCAACAACAAAGCACTCTGTAAGCAAGAGGTGCCTTTAGGAGCTCCATCCCAAACCACTTACCCTCCTGTCCAACCTCCTCCAGTCCCAGCACGCATGGATAGCTTCATTGCCACAAAAAACTTGGAGAACAGCAGGGTCCACCACGGTACAAATTTTCAACCCCAGCAGCCACAGCCTCAACAGCAACCCAGACCTTACATTCGACTCCATTCACAGCAGCATGGTCTGAATGCACGAAGCCCTGAGAAGGCCAACCCAGATACAGGGAGCTCAAGCTTCAATAAGGAGCCAGTGTACTCAGTTTGGGGGGGCTCTTCACAGCAGCCACCACCAAGCTACCGCCATCACCTCCAGCCGAATGATCAGAACAAGGTGCCTCTGAACCCAGAACACCTTTTTATCATAGATAACAAAGATCTCTCCAAACAGCAGAAATCTACAAATGTCCGAAGCAGTTCACCTCCCCGAAGAACAAACCAGTCTGAGCTCCTGAAACCTCGGCAGCTCTCCACCAGTGGTGGAAGTAATGGAGACCACCACAAGCCCAATGGTAGCAGTAGCCATTTTGCAAGTCAGCGCAAAAGGTCGCACTCAGCTCAGGATTGGCTTGGGTCCGAGGTGACACGAGCAGCCAGCCCCTGGACTGCTGGTGAGAGTGTtatcaacagcagcatccagcatAAGGGTCAGTTCTACTTCGTCACAGGAGTGTGTAAGCATTCTGACTCAGGTATGAGGACATattctgcgtctgtgtgtggatCCGAGGCCGGGAGTGAGAGCTCCACTGTGTCAGAGAAGTACCgaataagagaaaaagaaagaagtcacAGCACGATGGATGATTTGTTTAGACCTCTCCAAGAGAGTTCTCACTTTTTCAGCGATATGATTCCAGATGAGAGGGaagttttcttctctgtttcccAAGACAAAGAAATCTCCACCAGGGGTCAGGATCAGGAGAATCACAGACCATCCCTTGCCTTGTCGCAGTCCACTCGTAGCTTGGACACCTTAGAAGAAATGGACATGATGGAGAATCGAGAAATCGGCCGCCACTCTACTAATAATCCCATATTCTTTTGTGGACCAGACAGCCCCCCACACTCATCAACGCAAACAAACGAGGTCACCTCACAAATAAGCAGGGAGCAGCACAACCATCACAAGAGAGAAGACCAAGCAAAGAGAGGGAAATGTCTCTCCTTGGGAGATGTAGCCAGTGagaagataaacaaagaaacaacccCGCTTCTATATCACCTCACCGAGGCTAACAGAGCTATCTTACAGCCCAGAAAGGATACTGATTTCAGTATAAAAAGCAAGGAGGCAATCTTCAACCAAACAGGTCATGGAGACGTGGcaataaacaataatgaaaGACCTATACAAAATAATATGAAGAGTGACAAAGGGGAGATTACCTCCGTTGCCTGCAACACTCTGGATGATTCATTTAAGAAGTACTATAAGGAGAAGCTGAAGGATGCTCAGTCTAAAGTCCTGAGGGAGACTTCATTTAAAAGGAGGGACCTGCAGCTGTCATGGCCACACCGTGTCAGGCAAAAACCTGAACTGAGGCCGGCAATTATTCACACTTTCTCCCCATCACTGGACTCCGAGACTTCCACGGACACACTCACGCCATCTGTGACATCGGAGGAGACAGAGCGGGGAAGCATAAAGGAAGAAGTGAAGGAGAATAAGAAGGATATAAACCAAGagactgaaaaggaaaatgggagACCAGCGAATGTGGCCCAGCCTCAGGTTGCACACtttggaggaaggaggaagcgACTGACTCcagagcagaagaaaatgtgctATTCTGAACCGGAGAAACTCAACGACATTGGCAATACCCCCAAACACTCTGCTTGCCGCTCCTTTGGCAACGAAAGTGAGTATCCATTTGCAGCTGAATGTGAAGGAGAGGAACGTGAACAGCAAGGGGAACAGGGCCTGGTTGCAGCACGGAGGAAGATGTTTGAGACAAGAGGTCGGGCCTTCTCAGCCTCCAGTGCCTCAAAGACGAACCTGAAACACCTTCAACACAAGGCCCTGGTGGAGTATATGGAGCGTAAAACGGGCCACAAAGTGGCAGAGCCACAGCAACCATCAGCTCAGTTACCACCTCCCCCAAGACAGAGGCACTCTCTGGGAGAGAAACCATTTGACTGGGGTCCCAGGCCTGCATCAGGaaataatgaaagcaaaatTACTAAGAAGAAGTTCCATAGACCCCACTCTGCAGGACGCATCCTTGATTCCTCCGCCAGCTCCATCAg gtaTGCACAGTTCTTCTCAGCACAGTCTTGTTCTGGTCAATATGCTGGCCAGTCAAGTCAGCCAAGATGGAGGGAGAGCCAAGGTCCATCTCAGGGGAAGTCTGCCTCAGTGGAGAGTCTCTTGGATCAACCAGAGCGTATTAGCTTCTTCAGGAACAGATCAACGTCCACTCCACAAGCTTTAGAGGTATTAATTTTAGA TAAGAAAAAAGAGAATGGGAT TGCACAGAAAAATACCACTGAGGATACCATGGTGAAATCACTCTCCGAAGGCCAGCGGCAAGTCCGTGTGGTTACACAGAGGGGGAAGTCCATGGAAGAGCTTGGAACTTCAACATTAACAAAACTATCAGCCATGAGTAAGAGTTCTGAGCAGCTGGACCACCTGTGGAGACATTCAACTGGACCTGCAGGACTTGAGAGAGACCAGAGGAGTGTTTCATTCATTGCTGAGGTCAAAAAAGCCCAGGGATCAGAAAGGGCAAGGAAGCAACAATATGTAAGACAGGaacctgaaaaagaagaggGTGTCAGTCAAAAGAACTCTCAGGGACAGATACAGAACCAAACCCAGAAAAAGCCCCTGTTGAAGCAGAACTCAGATCCAGTGGAGGAGTCCACAGAAGGAGTGAGGTCCTCAAATAGATCCACCTCCCcggcctcctgctcctcttctcgGTCCAGGGCTCTCTCTGTACCCCACTGCCCTGCCACAGATGAATTCAGGACCAGCAGACTCCCAAGTGAGACTTTATACAACCCATCATCGCCCAGAGGTGCAGAGACCAGTGAGAGGGAAATCAAACCGTCCATCCTTCCTCAGGCAGGTCCTGGTGAAAACAGGCCCATCCTCAG AGTCAAGAACTCTCCTTCTGTGAGTGGATCAGAGCGGGAGCAGTCAGTGGATGAAACAAACGACGACGCCCAACCTCCTGAGCCAAACCATGAAGTGTCTCTGAGCTGTGGCATCACGACAGATCCGTCGCTGTGGGTTCCCCCTCCTGAAGAAGAGATCAAAAAGGACTCCCAGAATCCACTATTGAATGACAGCATTTCTGATGACGAGTCCACCTGCTCGGTTCCTCAAACCCAGACAACTTCCTGTTCCTCCATCACCAACACAGATGTCACTCAGCAAGTGGAAGAGGATAAAAATCCAAGCATCGAAGATGAGAAGTTGGGAGAAAACCAGGATATGGAGGAGAGGGGAGCTCCAGAGGGTGAGATGGAGAGCCTGGAGGGGcccacagagaggctgcagtgGGAGGAGCTTGTGAAAGCAGTAGTTGAGGCTGACCCATCACTGGCCAGAGGGTTCTACCCGCTGGCCAATCGTAAGACAGCGCTGATGCTGatggagcagctgctgtcagaggacACGTTGCTGATGGAGGAGCACTACAAGAAGAAACAGGAGCAGAGAGGTGCTGCCGAAAG tgCTGAGACAGCTGCAGGTGCTGAAGCAccctcttctcttcctgttcctgaCAGGCTTAAACCTCCATGTACAGACCAACAGAGCAGAGCTAACATCACTGAGAAGAAG CATCTATTAGTATCTTGTATCAAAGAGCGTCTGCATTCCCTGGAGGAGACCCGTGCTGCTCTGCAGGCAGAGATTCAGGACAATGTAGGCCGTGGGGAAGCATTGGAGGCGCTGATCCGTGAGTGCTGCCTGCCCGTGGAGCTGGAGAGGTACAACCTGTTCATCGGAGACCTGGAGAGGGTGGTCAGCCTGTTGTTGTGCCTCTCTGCCCGGCTGGCCAGAGTGCAAAACGCCCTGAGCACCGTGGACCAGCACACAGACGCAGAGGAGAAG CAATCTCTGGACAGTCGCCACCGTCTGCTGTGCAAACAGAGGGAGGACGCCAAAGATCTCAAGGACAACCTGGACCGGAGGGAGAACTTGGTCTCCACCTTCCTGTCGCGCCAGCTATCCgctgagcagctgcaggactACCGGCGCTTTGTCCAGACCAAGGCTTCGCTGCTCATCCGGCAGAAGGACgtggaggagaggcagaggctgggagaggagcagctggaggctCTTTCCAACAGCCTGAGTCTATGA
- the sowahaa gene encoding ankyrin repeat domain-containing protein SOWAHA, whose protein sequence is MDLTQESVLSLLISEGGKIKKSDLVLKFRSAIHCVDPAEEERNKDLFKTFVNNVAFVREIGGVRHVVLKKMYQHLLDSVPTERSENEGISQAGEQQRPPVQTEDKTESQKPDSDQEGESGENPAELLSPIQLALRRSKYGDVRIKRMLNFEISNDNCPRRGEVNEAATSQRKPHALPLRMSPSATKLEIRKLKDDPPESPKLDAHSGRRGASSAQTASSISSLQLRRVVKTTKASEEHKDTRIPSVVPLEQPEHDWLVKCAAGHWSLVYGLLLTDYQLAEKRDFMSGFTALHWAAKCGNSDMLVKIVDLSRGGGLDVDINAKTHGGHTPLHIAALHNQEYFMAMLVGEYGANVSIRDNCGKKAYHYLRHGISETLREMLGGSKASGGQERTPHEKEELDLFPDVSKGLQSISRLFQPHLTGQRKKHKQRPGFYSLSDEPSEEREDGSRGSRQRVVSDAFM, encoded by the coding sequence ATGGATTTGACTCAGGAGTCCGTCCTGTCTCTGCTCATATCGGAGggaggcaaaataaaaaagtccgACCTGGTGCTGAAATTTAGAAGCGCAATACACTGCGTCGATCCCGCAGAAGAAGAGCGGAACAAAGATCTCTTCAAGACCTTCGTCAACAACGTGGCCTTCGTCAGAGAAATCGGCGGTGTCCGGCATGTTGTCCTCAAGAAAATGTATCAACATTTGTTGGACAGTGTCCCGACAGAGAGGAGTGAAAATGAAGGGATCTCTCAGGCAGGTGAGCAGCAGCGCCCACCTGTGCAAACAGAAGACAAGACCGAGAGCCAGAAACCAGATTCAGACCAGGAAGGTGAAAGTGGTGAAAATCCCGCAGAACTGTTATCTCCAATACAGCTGGCACTGCGGAGGAGCAAATATGGGGATGTAAGAATTAAAAGAATGCTCAATTTTGAGATAAGTAATGATAACTGCCCAAGAAGGGGTGAGGTAAATGAGGCCGCCACCTCTCAGAGAAAACCTCACGCTTTGCCTCTGAGGATGTCACCCAGTGCCACGAAGTTGGAGATCCGCAAGCTGAAGGACGATCCTCCTGAGAGTCCGAAACTAGATGCCCACAGTGGAAGGAGAGGAGCCTCCTCTGCTCAGACGGCCAGCAGCATCAGCTCCCTCCAGCTGAGGCGGGTGGTGAAGACAACCAAAGCGTCAGAggagcacaaagacacaaggaTCCCCTCTGTGGTTCCGCTGGAGCAGCCAGAGCACGACTGGCTGGTGAAGTGTGCTGCGGGCCACTGGAGCCTCGTCTACGGCCTGCTGCTGACCGACTACCAGCTGGCAGAGAAGAGGGACTTCATGTCCGGCTTCACTGCTCTGCACTGGGCGGCCAAGTGTGGCAACAGTGACATGCTTGTGAAGATTGTCGACCTATCAAGGGGAGGAGGACTTGACGTTGACATTAATGCGAAAACACACGGGGGTCACACACCTCTGCACATTGCCGCCTTGCACAACCAGGAGTACTTCATGGCCATGCTGGTTGGAGAATATGGAGCCAATGTGAGCATCAGGGACAACTGTGGGAAGAAGGCCTACCACTATTTGCGCCACGGGATCTCTGAGACTCTGAGGGAAATGCTGGGTGGATCCAAAGCCTCAGGGGGTCAGGAAAGGACCCCGCATGAGAAAGAAGAGCTCGACCTGTTCCCTGATGTCTCCAAGGGCCTGCAGTCCATAAGCCGTCTCTTCCAGCCACACTTGACGGGtcagaggaagaaacacaaacagaggccGGGGTTTTACTCCCTTAGTGACGAACCCAGCGAGGAAAGagaagatggcagcagaggCTCCAGACAAAGAGTAGTATCAGATGCTTTTATGTGA
- the shroom1 gene encoding protein Shroom3 isoform X1, which translates to MSSMDSYNFHFERMSNLDLHPLSLPVSRLSPAKSSSSIVDQLTHHQHGKGDSAYSSFSGGSTAPDYPSPFLPDDLQSSSFSHYADLKYVKSICHPTQSMQSDSKTMDQLYRSVEAISQHYRNNTSTSVNHQNHNGNGSFHANNKALCKQEVPLGAPSQTTYPPVQPPPVPARMDSFIATKNLENSRVHHGTNFQPQQPQPQQQPRPYIRLHSQQHGLNARSPEKANPDTGSSSFNKEPVYSVWGGSSQQPPPSYRHHLQPNDQNKVPLNPEHLFIIDNKDLSKQQKSTNVRSSSPPRRTNQSELLKPRQLSTSGGSNGDHHKPNGSSSHFASQRKRSHSAQDWLGSEVTRAASPWTAGESVINSSIQHKGQFYFVTGVCKHSDSGMRTYSASVCGSEAGSESSTVSEKYRIREKERSHSTMDDLFRPLQESSHFFSDMIPDEREVFFSVSQDKEISTRGQDQENHRPSLALSQSTRSLDTLEEMDMMENREIGRHSTNNPIFFCGPDSPPHSSTQTNEVTSQISREQHNHHKREDQAKRGKCLSLGDVASEKINKETTPLLYHLTEANRAILQPRKDTDFSIKSKEAIFNQTGHGDVAINNNERPIQNNMKSDKGEITSVACNTLDDSFKKYYKEKLKDAQSKVLRETSFKRRDLQLSWPHRVRQKPELRPAIIHTFSPSLDSETSTDTLTPSVTSEETERGSIKEEVKENKKDINQETEKENGRPANVAQPQVAHFGGRRKRLTPEQKKMCYSEPEKLNDIGNTPKHSACRSFGNESEYPFAAECEGEEREQQGEQGLVAARRKMFETRGRAFSASSASKTNLKHLQHKALVEYMERKTGHKVAEPQQPSAQLPPPPRQRHSLGEKPFDWGPRPASGNNESKITKKKFHRPHSAGRILDSSASSIRYAQFFSAQSCSGQYAGQSSQPRWRESQGPSQGKSASVESLLDQPERISFFRNRSTSTPQALEAHNYEEDPLPVKAMEISSAQKNTTEDTMVKSLSEGQRQVRVVTQRGKSMEELGTSTLTKLSAMSKSSEQLDHLWRHSTGPAGLERDQRSVSFIAEVKKAQGSERARKQQYVRQEPEKEEGVSQKNSQGQIQNQTQKKPLLKQNSDPVEESTEGVRSSNRSTSPASCSSSRSRALSVPHCPATDEFRTSRLPSETLYNPSSPRGAETSEREIKPSILPQAGPGENRPILRVKNSPSVSGSEREQSVDETNDDAQPPEPNHEVSLSCGITTDPSLWVPPPEEEIKKDSQNPLLNDSISDDESTCSVPQTQTTSCSSITNTDVTQQVEEDKNPSIEDEKLGENQDMEERGAPEGEMESLEGPTERLQWEELVKAVVEADPSLARGFYPLANRKTALMLMEQLLSEDTLLMEEHYKKKQEQRGAAESAETAAGAEAPSSLPVPDRLKPPCTDQQSRANITEKKHLLVSCIKERLHSLEETRAALQAEIQDNVGRGEALEALIRECCLPVELERYNLFIGDLERVVSLLLCLSARLARVQNALSTVDQHTDAEEKQSLDSRHRLLCKQREDAKDLKDNLDRRENLVSTFLSRQLSAEQLQDYRRFVQTKASLLIRQKDVEERQRLGEEQLEALSNSLSL; encoded by the exons ATGTCCTCCATGGATTCCTACAACTTCCACTTTGAGAGAATGAGCAACCTGGACCTGCATCCTCTGAGCCTGCCTGTCAGCCGGCTCTCCCCAGCCAAGTCCAGTAGCAGCATTGTTGACCAACTCACCCACCACCAACACGGCAAAGGAGACTCTGCCTACAGCTCCTTCTCTGGTGGGTCCACAGCACCAGACTACCCTTCTCCCTTCCTCCCAGACGACCTACAGTCCAGCTCCTTCAGCCACTATGCTGATCTGAAGTATGTAAAGTCCATTTGTCATCCCACCCAAAGTATGCAGTCTGATTCAAAGACCATGGACCAGCTCTATCGTTCTGTGGAAGCAATTTCTCAGCACTATCGCAACAACACCAGCACCTCTGTAAACCACCAAAACCACAACGGTAATGGCAGTTTCCATGCCAACAACAAAGCACTCTGTAAGCAAGAGGTGCCTTTAGGAGCTCCATCCCAAACCACTTACCCTCCTGTCCAACCTCCTCCAGTCCCAGCACGCATGGATAGCTTCATTGCCACAAAAAACTTGGAGAACAGCAGGGTCCACCACGGTACAAATTTTCAACCCCAGCAGCCACAGCCTCAACAGCAACCCAGACCTTACATTCGACTCCATTCACAGCAGCATGGTCTGAATGCACGAAGCCCTGAGAAGGCCAACCCAGATACAGGGAGCTCAAGCTTCAATAAGGAGCCAGTGTACTCAGTTTGGGGGGGCTCTTCACAGCAGCCACCACCAAGCTACCGCCATCACCTCCAGCCGAATGATCAGAACAAGGTGCCTCTGAACCCAGAACACCTTTTTATCATAGATAACAAAGATCTCTCCAAACAGCAGAAATCTACAAATGTCCGAAGCAGTTCACCTCCCCGAAGAACAAACCAGTCTGAGCTCCTGAAACCTCGGCAGCTCTCCACCAGTGGTGGAAGTAATGGAGACCACCACAAGCCCAATGGTAGCAGTAGCCATTTTGCAAGTCAGCGCAAAAGGTCGCACTCAGCTCAGGATTGGCTTGGGTCCGAGGTGACACGAGCAGCCAGCCCCTGGACTGCTGGTGAGAGTGTtatcaacagcagcatccagcatAAGGGTCAGTTCTACTTCGTCACAGGAGTGTGTAAGCATTCTGACTCAGGTATGAGGACATattctgcgtctgtgtgtggatCCGAGGCCGGGAGTGAGAGCTCCACTGTGTCAGAGAAGTACCgaataagagaaaaagaaagaagtcacAGCACGATGGATGATTTGTTTAGACCTCTCCAAGAGAGTTCTCACTTTTTCAGCGATATGATTCCAGATGAGAGGGaagttttcttctctgtttcccAAGACAAAGAAATCTCCACCAGGGGTCAGGATCAGGAGAATCACAGACCATCCCTTGCCTTGTCGCAGTCCACTCGTAGCTTGGACACCTTAGAAGAAATGGACATGATGGAGAATCGAGAAATCGGCCGCCACTCTACTAATAATCCCATATTCTTTTGTGGACCAGACAGCCCCCCACACTCATCAACGCAAACAAACGAGGTCACCTCACAAATAAGCAGGGAGCAGCACAACCATCACAAGAGAGAAGACCAAGCAAAGAGAGGGAAATGTCTCTCCTTGGGAGATGTAGCCAGTGagaagataaacaaagaaacaacccCGCTTCTATATCACCTCACCGAGGCTAACAGAGCTATCTTACAGCCCAGAAAGGATACTGATTTCAGTATAAAAAGCAAGGAGGCAATCTTCAACCAAACAGGTCATGGAGACGTGGcaataaacaataatgaaaGACCTATACAAAATAATATGAAGAGTGACAAAGGGGAGATTACCTCCGTTGCCTGCAACACTCTGGATGATTCATTTAAGAAGTACTATAAGGAGAAGCTGAAGGATGCTCAGTCTAAAGTCCTGAGGGAGACTTCATTTAAAAGGAGGGACCTGCAGCTGTCATGGCCACACCGTGTCAGGCAAAAACCTGAACTGAGGCCGGCAATTATTCACACTTTCTCCCCATCACTGGACTCCGAGACTTCCACGGACACACTCACGCCATCTGTGACATCGGAGGAGACAGAGCGGGGAAGCATAAAGGAAGAAGTGAAGGAGAATAAGAAGGATATAAACCAAGagactgaaaaggaaaatgggagACCAGCGAATGTGGCCCAGCCTCAGGTTGCACACtttggaggaaggaggaagcgACTGACTCcagagcagaagaaaatgtgctATTCTGAACCGGAGAAACTCAACGACATTGGCAATACCCCCAAACACTCTGCTTGCCGCTCCTTTGGCAACGAAAGTGAGTATCCATTTGCAGCTGAATGTGAAGGAGAGGAACGTGAACAGCAAGGGGAACAGGGCCTGGTTGCAGCACGGAGGAAGATGTTTGAGACAAGAGGTCGGGCCTTCTCAGCCTCCAGTGCCTCAAAGACGAACCTGAAACACCTTCAACACAAGGCCCTGGTGGAGTATATGGAGCGTAAAACGGGCCACAAAGTGGCAGAGCCACAGCAACCATCAGCTCAGTTACCACCTCCCCCAAGACAGAGGCACTCTCTGGGAGAGAAACCATTTGACTGGGGTCCCAGGCCTGCATCAGGaaataatgaaagcaaaatTACTAAGAAGAAGTTCCATAGACCCCACTCTGCAGGACGCATCCTTGATTCCTCCGCCAGCTCCATCAg gtaTGCACAGTTCTTCTCAGCACAGTCTTGTTCTGGTCAATATGCTGGCCAGTCAAGTCAGCCAAGATGGAGGGAGAGCCAAGGTCCATCTCAGGGGAAGTCTGCCTCAGTGGAGAGTCTCTTGGATCAACCAGAGCGTATTAGCTTCTTCAGGAACAGATCAACGTCCACTCCACAAGCTTTAGAG GCACACAACTATGAGGAGGATCCACTCCCAGTTAAAGCTATGGAAATCTCTAG TGCACAGAAAAATACCACTGAGGATACCATGGTGAAATCACTCTCCGAAGGCCAGCGGCAAGTCCGTGTGGTTACACAGAGGGGGAAGTCCATGGAAGAGCTTGGAACTTCAACATTAACAAAACTATCAGCCATGAGTAAGAGTTCTGAGCAGCTGGACCACCTGTGGAGACATTCAACTGGACCTGCAGGACTTGAGAGAGACCAGAGGAGTGTTTCATTCATTGCTGAGGTCAAAAAAGCCCAGGGATCAGAAAGGGCAAGGAAGCAACAATATGTAAGACAGGaacctgaaaaagaagaggGTGTCAGTCAAAAGAACTCTCAGGGACAGATACAGAACCAAACCCAGAAAAAGCCCCTGTTGAAGCAGAACTCAGATCCAGTGGAGGAGTCCACAGAAGGAGTGAGGTCCTCAAATAGATCCACCTCCCcggcctcctgctcctcttctcgGTCCAGGGCTCTCTCTGTACCCCACTGCCCTGCCACAGATGAATTCAGGACCAGCAGACTCCCAAGTGAGACTTTATACAACCCATCATCGCCCAGAGGTGCAGAGACCAGTGAGAGGGAAATCAAACCGTCCATCCTTCCTCAGGCAGGTCCTGGTGAAAACAGGCCCATCCTCAG AGTCAAGAACTCTCCTTCTGTGAGTGGATCAGAGCGGGAGCAGTCAGTGGATGAAACAAACGACGACGCCCAACCTCCTGAGCCAAACCATGAAGTGTCTCTGAGCTGTGGCATCACGACAGATCCGTCGCTGTGGGTTCCCCCTCCTGAAGAAGAGATCAAAAAGGACTCCCAGAATCCACTATTGAATGACAGCATTTCTGATGACGAGTCCACCTGCTCGGTTCCTCAAACCCAGACAACTTCCTGTTCCTCCATCACCAACACAGATGTCACTCAGCAAGTGGAAGAGGATAAAAATCCAAGCATCGAAGATGAGAAGTTGGGAGAAAACCAGGATATGGAGGAGAGGGGAGCTCCAGAGGGTGAGATGGAGAGCCTGGAGGGGcccacagagaggctgcagtgGGAGGAGCTTGTGAAAGCAGTAGTTGAGGCTGACCCATCACTGGCCAGAGGGTTCTACCCGCTGGCCAATCGTAAGACAGCGCTGATGCTGatggagcagctgctgtcagaggacACGTTGCTGATGGAGGAGCACTACAAGAAGAAACAGGAGCAGAGAGGTGCTGCCGAAAG tgCTGAGACAGCTGCAGGTGCTGAAGCAccctcttctcttcctgttcctgaCAGGCTTAAACCTCCATGTACAGACCAACAGAGCAGAGCTAACATCACTGAGAAGAAG CATCTATTAGTATCTTGTATCAAAGAGCGTCTGCATTCCCTGGAGGAGACCCGTGCTGCTCTGCAGGCAGAGATTCAGGACAATGTAGGCCGTGGGGAAGCATTGGAGGCGCTGATCCGTGAGTGCTGCCTGCCCGTGGAGCTGGAGAGGTACAACCTGTTCATCGGAGACCTGGAGAGGGTGGTCAGCCTGTTGTTGTGCCTCTCTGCCCGGCTGGCCAGAGTGCAAAACGCCCTGAGCACCGTGGACCAGCACACAGACGCAGAGGAGAAG CAATCTCTGGACAGTCGCCACCGTCTGCTGTGCAAACAGAGGGAGGACGCCAAAGATCTCAAGGACAACCTGGACCGGAGGGAGAACTTGGTCTCCACCTTCCTGTCGCGCCAGCTATCCgctgagcagctgcaggactACCGGCGCTTTGTCCAGACCAAGGCTTCGCTGCTCATCCGGCAGAAGGACgtggaggagaggcagaggctgggagaggagcagctggaggctCTTTCCAACAGCCTGAGTCTATGA